In one Bacteroides intestinalis DSM 17393 genomic region, the following are encoded:
- a CDS encoding L-rhamnose mutarotase: protein MTNKGYQVKEYHCPVKRYCQTMDLKDNPKLIKEYIRCHSKPEAWPEIRAGIRSVGILEMEIYILGSRLFMIIETPLDFDWETAMDKLSHLPRQAEWEEYVSKFQECVPTSTSAEKWKLMERMFHLYE, encoded by the coding sequence ATGACAAATAAAGGATATCAAGTAAAGGAATACCATTGCCCGGTAAAAAGATATTGCCAGACTATGGATTTAAAAGACAATCCAAAACTAATTAAGGAATACATCAGGTGCCACAGCAAACCTGAAGCCTGGCCGGAAATAAGAGCCGGCATTCGTTCAGTAGGTATTTTAGAGATGGAAATCTATATATTAGGTTCCCGGTTATTCATGATTATAGAAACACCGCTTGACTTCGATTGGGAAACAGCTATGGACAAGCTTTCTCATTTACCCAGACAAGCAGAATGGGAAGAGTATGTATCCAAATTTCAGGAGTGTGTACCTACAAGCACCTCTGCAGAGAAATGGAAATTGATGGAGCGAATGTTTCATCTATATGAATAG
- a CDS encoding RagB/SusD family nutrient uptake outer membrane protein has product MKNIYHTLEITKACLVTLALSLVTVSCSDLLDKEPPSSISDGSFWTGEGDAMLALTGCYRFQTGWSHDDFATPQGLLYLDFAGGNGTEKENFSTLMASSNTVATNSNLRWFWGNAYTQIAKYNVFLENITDCPMDGDKKGIWSAEVKCLRAYFLFNLAFYYKDVPMPLKTLSVEEANTISQTPQADVYAQVETDLKAAINLLPTKYSSEEYGRFTKGAAQVLLSRLYLAQEKWSEAAAVLRSVIDSGIYELDRRYGEDSYEKLFQIGGEYSPETIFCIMGVKDLYTNSRYQYLYPEAAYGGWHQFAPYNELVKEYFCTDGKDIKTSEVYDENDPYANRDLRLYASVFLPPLGSYPGTKYNDITYDCFKGANTSDYYNKFALFNGYCPKKGCDPSIINNLGATPTYTPIMRYAEVLLSYLEALNEAQPSAVDQDILDLTINDIRDRVKLTKLEKANMSQELIREAVRKERRVELAFEGLRYYDVLRWGIAEKELNHTFTGVKLSDDPKARNYRGSGTAASPVDEDMYYQFEKRTWSPHNRYFPIPQNDLNVNKNLKQNTGYN; this is encoded by the coding sequence ATGAAAAATATATATCATACATTAGAAATAACAAAAGCCTGTTTAGTTACTTTGGCTTTATCATTGGTAACAGTAAGTTGTTCAGACTTATTAGATAAAGAACCTCCTTCATCTATTTCTGATGGTAGCTTTTGGACAGGTGAAGGAGATGCTATGCTGGCATTGACCGGATGTTATCGTTTCCAGACCGGCTGGTCGCATGATGATTTTGCCACCCCACAAGGATTGCTCTATCTGGACTTTGCCGGAGGAAATGGTACGGAAAAAGAAAACTTTTCCACATTGATGGCAAGTTCCAACACAGTTGCCACCAATAGTAATCTGCGCTGGTTTTGGGGAAACGCCTATACCCAGATAGCCAAATACAATGTCTTCCTGGAAAATATAACGGACTGTCCTATGGATGGAGATAAAAAAGGAATCTGGTCAGCCGAAGTGAAATGCCTGCGTGCCTATTTCTTATTCAATCTTGCATTTTATTATAAAGATGTACCGATGCCATTGAAAACATTGTCAGTAGAAGAAGCTAACACCATCTCACAAACTCCACAAGCGGACGTCTATGCTCAAGTGGAAACTGATTTGAAAGCAGCCATCAATCTATTGCCAACCAAATACTCGTCGGAAGAATATGGACGTTTCACGAAAGGAGCAGCACAAGTATTGTTAAGCCGTCTCTATCTGGCACAAGAGAAATGGTCGGAAGCCGCTGCTGTTTTGCGTAGCGTCATTGATTCCGGAATATATGAACTAGATCGCCGTTATGGTGAAGATAGTTATGAAAAGCTATTCCAGATAGGCGGAGAATATAGTCCTGAAACAATATTCTGCATCATGGGAGTAAAGGACTTATATACAAATTCACGTTATCAATATTTGTATCCTGAGGCTGCTTACGGTGGTTGGCACCAATTTGCCCCTTATAATGAACTGGTCAAAGAGTACTTTTGTACAGACGGTAAGGATATAAAAACATCTGAAGTATATGATGAAAATGACCCCTATGCAAATCGTGATTTACGTTTATATGCGTCCGTCTTCTTGCCGCCATTGGGAAGTTATCCGGGAACCAAATATAATGATATAACCTACGACTGTTTCAAAGGTGCCAACACTTCAGATTACTATAACAAGTTTGCCCTGTTTAATGGTTATTGCCCCAAGAAAGGATGTGATCCTTCCATAATCAACAATTTGGGAGCTACTCCCACTTATACGCCGATAATGCGTTATGCAGAAGTCTTGTTAAGCTATCTGGAAGCTTTGAACGAAGCTCAACCAAGTGCCGTAGACCAAGACATTCTCGACCTTACAATAAACGACATTCGTGACCGTGTAAAATTAACAAAGCTTGAAAAAGCCAATATGTCTCAGGAACTAATCCGTGAAGCTGTCCGCAAAGAAAGGCGGGTTGAACTGGCTTTTGAAGGCCTGCGTTATTATGATGTATTGCGTTGGGGCATTGCCGAAAAAGAGTTGAACCATACATTCACAGGCGTTAAACTATCAGACGATCCCAAAGCCCGGAATTATCGGGGAAGCGGAACTGCAGCTTCTCCGGTTGATGAAGACATGTATTATCAGTTTGAGAAACGCACCTGGTCACCTCATAACCGTTATTTCCCAATACCACAGAATGATCTGAATGTCAATAAGAACCTCAAACAGAATACAGGATACAATTAG
- a CDS encoding SusC/RagA family TonB-linked outer membrane protein: MRNRLTYGLMQPMRFIMILLVCHLSNATWAQVQSNVKGLVTDSSGEPLIGVSILVKSTNNGTVSDLDGKFTVTAKTGDILHISYVGYISQEIKAEENKQLRIIMEEDTKKLEEVVIVGYGTQKKVNLTGSVSSISAEDLASKPVMSTAQALAGLAPGLSVLQTSGRPGTGATVKIRGTGTFSNAGTDPLVLIDGLSGNIDDIDPNDIQSISFLKDAASASIYGNRAANGVILVETKKGVQGKTTITYSNSFGWQRPTELPDFLPSWEYAEYYNMAMRNMDKQDAYLPEEIQKFKDGSDPDNYPNVNHLKWLLESGSGFQHQHNVSIQGGNATTNYNLSIGYRNQEGMTANTSNERMTALFTMKSEIAKGLTLNLNINAYNNKYNAPNGEPQSIDGMIGYAVRQGPIYAGQKSDGSFGYQDNYSPEAWLASESFVQNINRNISASGQLKWDTPVEGLSFIGKAGVNYWTKYDKAYRADTYFDESKTVGPASLNVWTANNTYTTFEALATYEKRIKDHSFKLLAGTSVEQSANRGLEGYRNTFPNNYLYELGSGDKATATNNSSLEEYALLSFFGRINYSLKDRYLLEANLRYDGSSRFADGHRWGIFPSVSAGWRISEEDFWKNSSVSNIFDNLKVRASYGVLGNQNIGVYPYQQTYSLGQDYPFGNPAALQPGAAAGTYNNPEITWEKTAITDIGLDFSLFNGRFTGTLDYFYKYTSDILAPVEVSSIMGRGVGQSNIGAVSNKGIEVNLTYNGQIGRNFRFSISPNFTWVKNAVEKLANGATEEINNNRIVGQPIGIIYGYETDGLFVDQAEIDAAPEQLVGKSSLKPGYVKYKDISGPDGVPDGKVDAQYDRTVLGSTTPKFYYGLNLSASYKGLDFSALLQGLGGHKRLIGSYMAYAFYNGGQIQRWQADNCWTEANPNKWAEYPRLETLNMNNTNLQTSDYWVRNASFLRVKNVQIGYTFPKTWTKKIGMENVRVYVSGQNLFSFNSFYKGWDPENEIATGDGPSYYPINSIYSFGFNIKF, encoded by the coding sequence ATGAGAAACAGATTAACGTATGGACTTATGCAACCAATGAGATTCATAATGATCCTATTGGTTTGTCATCTTAGCAACGCTACTTGGGCACAAGTGCAAAGCAATGTGAAAGGCTTAGTTACCGATTCTTCTGGCGAACCCCTGATTGGGGTAAGCATATTGGTTAAAAGTACCAATAATGGAACTGTCAGCGATCTGGATGGTAAATTTACCGTAACAGCTAAAACCGGAGATATTCTCCATATCAGTTATGTAGGTTATATTTCTCAGGAGATAAAGGCAGAAGAGAATAAGCAGCTTCGCATCATTATGGAAGAAGATACGAAGAAGCTGGAAGAAGTTGTAATCGTAGGTTATGGTACACAAAAGAAGGTGAATCTGACAGGATCTGTATCTTCCATATCGGCCGAAGACTTAGCCAGCAAACCTGTGATGAGTACTGCACAAGCATTGGCAGGTTTAGCACCGGGACTGAGTGTTTTACAAACTTCCGGTCGTCCGGGAACAGGAGCAACGGTCAAAATACGTGGTACAGGTACCTTCTCCAATGCCGGAACAGATCCGTTAGTATTGATTGACGGTTTATCCGGGAATATAGACGATATAGACCCCAACGACATTCAGAGTATTTCTTTCCTGAAAGATGCCGCCTCAGCCTCTATTTACGGTAACCGTGCCGCTAATGGTGTCATCCTGGTTGAAACCAAAAAGGGAGTACAAGGAAAGACTACCATCACATACAGTAATTCTTTTGGTTGGCAACGTCCCACAGAGTTACCGGATTTCCTGCCATCATGGGAATATGCAGAATACTACAATATGGCTATGCGCAATATGGATAAGCAAGATGCCTACCTCCCTGAAGAGATACAGAAATTCAAAGACGGCTCAGACCCCGATAATTATCCTAATGTAAATCATCTGAAATGGCTATTGGAGTCAGGTTCCGGTTTCCAACATCAGCATAACGTCAGCATACAAGGCGGTAATGCCACAACGAACTACAACTTATCAATAGGCTACCGCAACCAGGAAGGTATGACGGCAAATACTTCTAACGAACGTATGACAGCATTATTCACTATGAAAAGTGAAATAGCTAAAGGACTTACCCTCAATCTGAATATTAACGCCTATAACAATAAATACAATGCTCCCAATGGAGAGCCTCAAAGTATTGATGGGATGATAGGATATGCCGTACGCCAGGGTCCTATCTATGCAGGCCAGAAGTCTGACGGCAGTTTTGGGTATCAGGACAATTACAGCCCGGAGGCATGGCTGGCAAGTGAATCTTTCGTGCAAAACATCAATAGAAATATCAGTGCTTCCGGTCAGTTGAAATGGGACACTCCTGTTGAAGGACTCTCTTTCATCGGAAAAGCAGGGGTTAATTACTGGACTAAGTATGACAAAGCTTATCGTGCGGATACTTATTTTGATGAAAGTAAGACTGTGGGACCGGCTTCTTTGAACGTCTGGACAGCCAACAATACATACACTACTTTCGAAGCATTGGCTACTTATGAAAAGCGGATAAAAGATCATAGTTTTAAGTTACTGGCAGGTACATCCGTAGAGCAATCAGCCAATAGAGGGTTAGAAGGTTACAGAAATACATTCCCCAATAACTATCTATATGAATTAGGTTCCGGTGACAAAGCAACAGCTACGAATAACAGTTCACTGGAAGAATACGCATTATTATCTTTCTTCGGACGTATCAATTACTCACTGAAAGACCGTTATCTGTTGGAAGCCAATTTGCGATATGATGGTTCTTCCCGTTTTGCAGACGGACATCGTTGGGGAATCTTCCCATCTGTATCTGCCGGATGGAGAATTTCAGAAGAAGACTTCTGGAAGAACAGTTCCGTTTCTAATATATTCGATAATCTGAAGGTTCGCGCTTCCTACGGTGTATTGGGAAATCAAAACATCGGTGTCTATCCGTATCAGCAAACTTACAGCCTTGGACAAGATTATCCTTTTGGCAATCCTGCCGCCCTGCAACCCGGTGCTGCCGCAGGAACTTATAATAATCCGGAAATAACCTGGGAGAAGACAGCTATCACGGATATCGGTTTGGATTTCAGTCTGTTTAACGGACGCTTTACCGGTACTTTGGACTACTTCTATAAATATACCTCAGACATTCTGGCACCGGTAGAAGTATCCAGCATAATGGGACGCGGGGTTGGACAGTCAAACATTGGTGCTGTATCCAATAAGGGTATCGAGGTGAATCTTACTTATAACGGACAAATCGGACGTAACTTCCGCTTTAGCATCTCTCCTAACTTTACCTGGGTAAAGAATGCCGTAGAGAAACTGGCAAATGGTGCTACTGAAGAAATCAATAATAACCGTATTGTGGGACAACCTATCGGAATAATTTATGGTTACGAGACAGATGGTTTATTCGTAGACCAGGCTGAAATAGATGCAGCTCCCGAACAATTGGTTGGTAAATCAAGCCTAAAACCGGGCTATGTGAAATACAAAGACATCAGCGGTCCTGACGGAGTGCCTGATGGCAAAGTGGATGCACAATATGACCGCACCGTATTAGGAAGCACCACCCCTAAATTCTATTATGGTCTGAATCTGTCAGCATCTTACAAAGGACTCGATTTCTCCGCTTTACTGCAAGGTTTGGGAGGACACAAACGCCTCATCGGTTCTTATATGGCCTATGCATTTTACAATGGGGGACAAATCCAGAGATGGCAGGCAGATAATTGCTGGACAGAAGCAAATCCCAATAAATGGGCAGAATATCCACGTTTGGAAACTCTGAATATGAATAATACAAACCTTCAGACCTCTGATTACTGGGTACGTAATGCCAGTTTCCTGCGTGTGAAGAATGTGCAAATAGGATATACCTTCCCCAAAACATGGACAAAGAAAATAGGAATGGAAAATGTACGTGTCTATGTGAGCGGGCAGAATCTGTTCTCTTTCAACAGTTTCTATAAAGGTTGGGACCCGGAAAATGAAATTGCTACAGGAGATGGTCCATCCTATTATCCTATCAATAGCATCTATTCATTTGGATTTAATATCAAGTTCTAA